One stretch of Pigmentiphaga aceris DNA includes these proteins:
- a CDS encoding acyl-CoA-binding protein, with protein MNDIQTQFDQAVAASKSLPERPDNATLLRLYALYKQAVEGDVSGEQPGMTDFVARAKWDSWKAQAGKSSDAARQEYVALVESLKDD; from the coding sequence ATGAATGACATTCAGACCCAATTCGACCAAGCCGTCGCCGCCTCGAAGTCTCTGCCGGAACGGCCCGACAACGCCACCTTGCTGCGTCTGTATGCCTTGTACAAACAGGCCGTGGAAGGGGATGTGTCGGGCGAGCAGCCTGGCATGACCGACTTTGTCGCACGGGCCAAATGGGATAGCTGGAAAGCCCAGGCAGGCAAAAGCTCAGACGCCGCGCGCCAGGAATATGTGGCGCTGGTGGAATCGCTGAAGGACGACTGA
- a CDS encoding PepSY domain-containing protein — protein sequence MLKKVFFQLHWFLGITAGLVLALMGTTGALQSFQPEILRLLNPGVLSITAPAGAVPLTPDVLRERVLADMPGRRLNSLTMLSDPTLPARAVFALPPPPPGQPMRRGELRWVDPYSGKVLPVPRGVGFFETVRELHRFLLAGDVGKQIVGACAMVLVFLSLSGLYLRWPRQVARWRAWFSVSPRQKGRAFLWNLHATMGTVALLCYLLSALTGMYWAVDVYRDTVSSLLGAPQRSAVRQAAAGPQAGGGANSGGADAGGPGAGGPAAGATNTAAPNTTASNLVASNAGAHNGRVSAGDASTAASVRAGETKPAAPGTAAQNIASSATATRNGTPRAGQVRSANSPPAAAPPAPVTPPPISLDQVRAQIIQTAGEIDTITFALPARPDLPLQVTYLDANAPHDRATNQATFDASGTLRQHQRYADKTAGARLVGSVYPLHTGEFFGLPGRLIMMLSALGLPVFAVTGWMLYLDRRRKARALREARGVAATTGPDMPAAAATPLLIAFASQSGTAERLAWQTAHALQGAGVPVAVHSMAGLDLTMLAGFRRALFVVSTFGDGEAPDAARRFARQVMSQTPSLRDIGFGMLSLGDRSYAGFCGFGRSLHSWLTAHGAHTLFDTVEVDNHHPAALATWQQRLAVLGVTDAAPWQDQPFQAWTLSAREQVNPGSQGSPLFHLVLNAPQDVQASWQSGDLVEVLPRHQDDEVATWLRARALDPQSPGEGGRTLAESVANSEWITGLPADADRDTLLSRLQPMRPRQYSIASIQSDGAVHLLVRRSEHEAGFGLASGLLTATTPVGSTVNLRLRAHPGFHLTADNRERPLILIGNGSGLAGLMAHLKTRVAADETRNWLVYGDRNAAVDLPYRDQLMAWQAQGSIERMDLAFSRDQPERIYVQHKLADAATELKAWVDRGAAIYVCGSLDGMAGGVDAVLHAVLGSDLVDALSASGRYRRDVY from the coding sequence ATGCTTAAAAAAGTCTTCTTCCAGCTCCACTGGTTCCTGGGTATCACCGCAGGGCTGGTCTTGGCGCTGATGGGTACGACCGGGGCCCTGCAATCATTCCAGCCGGAAATCCTTCGGCTGTTGAATCCGGGCGTGCTGTCGATCACCGCCCCGGCTGGTGCCGTGCCCTTGACCCCTGACGTGCTGCGGGAACGTGTGCTGGCTGACATGCCAGGACGCCGACTGAACTCGTTGACCATGCTGAGCGATCCGACGCTACCCGCCAGGGCAGTGTTCGCCTTGCCACCGCCGCCGCCCGGCCAGCCAATGCGACGCGGTGAATTGCGCTGGGTCGATCCATATTCCGGCAAGGTGTTGCCGGTGCCACGGGGCGTCGGTTTCTTCGAGACCGTGCGTGAGCTGCATCGCTTCCTGTTGGCGGGCGACGTAGGCAAGCAGATCGTCGGGGCCTGCGCCATGGTGCTGGTGTTCCTGTCCTTGTCGGGGCTGTATCTGCGCTGGCCGCGCCAAGTGGCGCGGTGGCGCGCGTGGTTCAGCGTCAGCCCCCGGCAGAAGGGCCGCGCGTTTCTGTGGAACCTGCATGCCACCATGGGCACCGTGGCGTTGCTGTGCTATTTACTGTCGGCCCTGACGGGCATGTATTGGGCGGTGGATGTGTACCGCGACACGGTGTCTTCCTTGCTGGGCGCACCACAGCGCAGTGCGGTCAGGCAAGCGGCTGCGGGGCCTCAGGCTGGGGGTGGAGCTAATTCTGGTGGGGCTGATGCGGGCGGGCCTGGTGCAGGTGGACCCGCCGCTGGGGCAACCAATACCGCTGCACCCAACACCACGGCCTCAAACCTCGTCGCCTCTAATGCCGGCGCACACAACGGACGCGTGTCCGCAGGAGACGCAAGCACAGCCGCCTCAGTTCGTGCGGGTGAAACCAAGCCTGCGGCTCCTGGGACCGCCGCGCAGAACATCGCAAGCTCCGCGACCGCCACACGCAACGGTACGCCACGCGCGGGGCAAGTTCGCAGTGCAAACAGTCCCCCGGCTGCCGCACCACCAGCACCGGTAACGCCCCCACCAATCAGTCTTGATCAGGTCCGCGCCCAGATCATCCAGACAGCGGGTGAGATCGACACCATCACCTTTGCACTGCCTGCCCGCCCCGACCTGCCCTTGCAGGTTACCTACCTCGACGCGAACGCACCGCACGACCGCGCCACGAATCAGGCCACGTTCGATGCAAGCGGCACCCTGCGCCAACATCAACGCTATGCCGACAAAACGGCCGGCGCGCGGCTGGTTGGCAGCGTCTACCCGCTTCATACCGGCGAATTCTTCGGACTTCCCGGCCGGCTGATCATGATGCTCAGCGCGCTCGGGCTGCCCGTGTTCGCGGTCACCGGATGGATGCTTTACCTGGACCGGCGACGCAAGGCGCGTGCATTGCGGGAAGCGCGCGGCGTGGCTGCCACGACCGGGCCTGACATGCCCGCTGCCGCCGCAACCCCGCTGCTGATCGCCTTTGCCAGCCAGAGCGGCACGGCCGAACGACTGGCGTGGCAGACCGCCCACGCCTTGCAAGGCGCGGGTGTGCCGGTGGCCGTGCACTCGATGGCTGGCCTTGATCTGACGATGCTGGCGGGCTTCCGGCGTGCGCTTTTTGTGGTCAGCACCTTTGGCGACGGCGAAGCCCCCGATGCCGCCCGGCGCTTCGCGCGCCAGGTCATGTCGCAAACCCCATCCTTGCGTGACATCGGCTTTGGCATGCTGTCGCTTGGTGACCGCAGTTATGCCGGTTTCTGCGGCTTCGGGCGCAGCCTGCACAGTTGGCTGACTGCCCACGGCGCGCACACCTTGTTCGACACGGTTGAAGTCGACAACCACCACCCTGCTGCACTGGCCACCTGGCAACAGCGTCTTGCCGTGCTGGGTGTGACTGACGCAGCGCCCTGGCAGGACCAACCCTTCCAGGCATGGACACTGAGCGCACGTGAACAGGTCAACCCAGGCAGCCAGGGATCACCACTGTTCCACCTGGTGCTGAACGCGCCGCAAGATGTACAGGCAAGCTGGCAATCGGGCGATCTGGTTGAAGTGCTGCCCCGCCATCAGGATGACGAGGTCGCCACGTGGTTGCGCGCCCGTGCACTGGACCCGCAAAGCCCCGGCGAAGGCGGCAGAACGCTGGCGGAATCGGTGGCCAACAGCGAATGGATCACCGGGCTGCCCGCCGATGCAGACCGCGACACCCTGCTTTCTCGCCTGCAACCCATGCGGCCCCGGCAGTATTCGATTGCCTCGATTCAGTCAGACGGCGCGGTACATCTGCTGGTTCGCCGCAGTGAACACGAAGCTGGCTTCGGCCTGGCCTCGGGTCTGCTGACCGCCACCACGCCGGTCGGAAGCACGGTCAACCTGCGTCTGCGTGCGCACCCAGGTTTCCATCTGACGGCCGACAACCGAGAACGCCCGCTGATCCTGATCGGCAACGGCAGCGGCCTGGCTGGCCTGATGGCCCATTTGAAAACGCGGGTTGCTGCTGACGAAACCCGAAACTGGCTGGTGTATGGCGACCGCAATGCCGCTGTTGACCTGCCCTATCGCGATCAACTGATGGCCTGGCAAGCGCAAGGCAGCATCGAACGCATGGATCTTGCGTTCTCACGCGATCAGCCCGAGCGCATCTACGTGCAGCACAAACTGGCCGATGCTGCGACCGAGCTGAAAGCCTGGGTGGACCGTGGTGCTGCCATCTATGTGTGCGGCAGCCTGGACGGCATGGCAGGCGGGGTGGATGCCGTGCTTCATGCCGTGCTGGGATCGGACCTGGTCGATGCGCTGAGCGCATCCGGGCGGTACCGGCGTGACGTGTATTGA
- a CDS encoding ABC transporter ATP-binding protein, whose amino-acid sequence MALEITGLNAWYGESHILHGVDMKVRRGEVVTLLGRNGAGRTTTLRAMLGLTGARKGSIRINGTEAIDMPTHRIAHLGIGYCPEERGIFSSLSCEENLMLPPPLKGKGKGMSIAEIYEMFPNLHERRNSQGTRLSGGEQQMLAVARILRTGANLLLLDEISEGLAPVIVQTLARMITELKSRGYTIVMVEQNFRFAAPLADRFYVLEHGAVVEQFEASELAAKQDTLNELLGV is encoded by the coding sequence ATGGCGCTTGAAATCACCGGGCTGAACGCTTGGTACGGCGAATCGCACATCCTGCATGGCGTGGACATGAAGGTTCGGCGCGGTGAAGTCGTCACGCTGCTGGGCCGCAACGGCGCAGGTCGTACCACTACCTTGCGTGCGATGCTGGGCCTGACGGGCGCGCGCAAAGGCTCGATCCGCATCAACGGCACCGAAGCCATCGACATGCCCACGCACCGCATTGCCCACCTGGGCATCGGTTATTGCCCCGAAGAGCGCGGCATCTTTTCCTCGCTGTCCTGCGAAGAAAATCTGATGCTGCCGCCGCCGCTCAAAGGCAAGGGCAAGGGCATGAGCATCGCCGAAATCTACGAGATGTTCCCCAACTTGCACGAGCGCCGCAATTCCCAAGGCACACGTCTGTCGGGCGGTGAACAGCAGATGCTGGCGGTTGCGCGCATCTTGCGCACCGGTGCCAACCTGCTGCTGCTCGACGAGATTTCCGAAGGCCTGGCACCGGTCATCGTGCAGACGCTGGCACGCATGATCACCGAGCTGAAAAGCCGCGGCTACACCATCGTGATGGTGGAACAGAACTTCCGTTTCGCCGCCCCGCTTGCCGACCGCTTCTATGTGCTTGAACACGGTGCCGTGGTCGAACAGTTCGAAGCCAGCGAGCTGGCTGCAAAACAAGACACGCTGAACGAATTGCTGGGCGTCTGA
- the fdxA gene encoding ferredoxin FdxA has product MTHVVTEACIKCKYTDCVDVCPVDCFREGPNFLVIDPDECIDCAVCIPECPANAILAEEDVPAEQLAFIKINAELALNWPSITRAKKPLPDADEWRDVADKLQHLER; this is encoded by the coding sequence ATGACTCACGTCGTCACCGAAGCGTGCATCAAGTGCAAGTACACCGATTGCGTGGACGTGTGCCCGGTCGACTGCTTCCGCGAAGGCCCGAATTTTCTGGTCATCGACCCCGATGAATGCATCGATTGCGCGGTCTGTATCCCGGAATGCCCGGCCAACGCGATCCTGGCAGAAGAAGACGTGCCGGCCGAGCAACTCGCCTTCATCAAGATCAATGCGGAACTGGCGCTGAACTGGCCCAGCATCACCCGCGCGAAAAAGCCCCTGCCCGACGCCGACGAATGGCGTGATGTGGCGGACAAGCTTCAACACCTGGAGCGCTGA
- the nth gene encoding endonuclease III, translating to MNPAKRFEIFRRLRDANPTPRTELEYDTPFQLLIAVILSAQATDKSVNLATKRFFPEHGTPATLLALGEEGLSDYIKTIGLYRTKARNVIATCRILLEQHQGEVPQDRESLEALPGVGRKTANVVLNTAFGQIAMAVDTHIFRVSNRTNIAPGKNVVEVEKKLMKFVPKEFLMDAHHWLILHGRYVCVARTPKCPVCGIADLCEYREKTPIASR from the coding sequence ATGAATCCCGCCAAACGCTTCGAGATATTTCGCCGCCTGCGCGATGCCAATCCCACGCCCAGAACCGAACTGGAATACGACACGCCTTTCCAGTTGCTGATTGCGGTGATCCTGTCGGCCCAGGCCACCGACAAGTCGGTGAACCTGGCCACCAAACGCTTCTTCCCGGAACACGGCACGCCCGCCACCCTGCTGGCACTGGGTGAAGAAGGCTTGTCGGACTACATCAAGACCATCGGCCTGTATCGCACCAAGGCACGCAATGTCATTGCCACCTGTAGGATCTTGCTTGAACAGCATCAGGGTGAAGTGCCACAAGACCGCGAGTCGCTCGAAGCCCTGCCCGGGGTCGGACGCAAGACGGCCAACGTGGTGCTGAACACGGCGTTCGGGCAGATCGCCATGGCGGTCGATACCCATATTTTCCGCGTGTCCAACCGCACCAATATCGCGCCCGGCAAGAACGTCGTGGAAGTCGAAAAGAAACTCATGAAGTTCGTGCCCAAAGAGTTTCTGATGGACGCACACCACTGGCTGATTCTGCATGGTCGCTATGTGTGCGTCGCCCGTACGCCGAAATGCCCGGTTTGCGGCATTGCAGACCTGTGTGAATACCGCGAGAAAACGCCTATCGCTAGCAGGTAA
- the rsxB gene encoding electron transport complex subunit RsxB has product MMVPATNYSTLSSTPSAAASAAVIPVVIPDARAALTDQIDALLPQTQCTQCGFDGCRPYAAAIATGEAGIDRCPPGGDVGVTRLATLLRLPVVPLDTHYGEHKARHVAVIDERHCIGCTLCIQACPVDAILGANKFMHTVLNDLCSGCELCIAPCPVDCISMAPARAWDQEDADQARRRHQHRNLRLTRPPRSVKTPVASEKLPADSCIPASPMDASAAPADDAKRDVIAAALARARARRAGTGTA; this is encoded by the coding sequence ATGATGGTTCCTGCAACTAATTATTCGACGCTTTCTTCGACGCCTTCTGCTGCTGCATCCGCCGCTGTCATTCCAGTGGTCATTCCCGATGCGCGCGCCGCCCTTACCGACCAGATCGATGCCTTGTTGCCGCAGACGCAGTGCACGCAATGCGGCTTCGATGGCTGCCGTCCGTATGCCGCAGCCATTGCCACGGGTGAAGCGGGTATCGACCGCTGCCCGCCCGGTGGCGATGTTGGCGTAACACGCCTTGCCACGCTGCTGCGACTTCCCGTGGTACCCCTGGATACGCACTACGGCGAACACAAGGCCCGCCATGTCGCCGTCATTGACGAACGCCATTGCATCGGGTGCACCTTGTGCATCCAGGCCTGTCCGGTCGATGCCATTCTGGGTGCCAACAAGTTCATGCACACGGTCTTGAACGACCTTTGCAGCGGTTGCGAGCTGTGCATTGCGCCCTGTCCGGTCGATTGCATCAGCATGGCACCGGCACGCGCCTGGGACCAGGAGGATGCGGACCAGGCTCGCCGGCGTCACCAGCATCGCAACCTGCGCCTGACAAGGCCGCCACGAAGCGTCAAGACGCCTGTAGCGTCCGAGAAGCTGCCTGCAGACTCCTGTATCCCGGCATCGCCAATGGACGCCTCTGCAGCACCTGCGGATGACGCCAAGCGCGACGTGATTGCCGCAGCCTTGGCCCGTGCCCGCGCGCGTCGCGCAGGAACGGGTACCGCGTGA
- a CDS encoding ABC transporter ATP-binding protein, with translation MSDLILETRALTKEFRGFVAVSNVNLQVQRGHIHALIGPNGAGKTTCFNLLTKFLAPTKGKILFNGADITGERPAQIARRGIIRSFQISAVFPNLTVLENVRIGLQRNTGTSFHFWKRESTLNVLNDRARALLDEVDLGGFADTQTVNLPYGRKRALEIATTLAMEPELMLLDEPTQGMGHEDVDRVTQLIKKVSAGRTILMVEHNMNVISSIADKITVLARGAVLAEGPYDTVSRDPAVMEAYMGTSEGALEGAHG, from the coding sequence ATGAGCGACCTGATTTTAGAAACCCGCGCACTCACCAAAGAATTCCGAGGGTTCGTTGCCGTCAGCAACGTCAACCTTCAAGTGCAGCGAGGCCATATCCACGCGCTGATCGGTCCCAATGGCGCGGGCAAGACCACGTGTTTCAACCTGCTGACCAAGTTCCTGGCCCCGACCAAGGGCAAGATCCTGTTCAACGGGGCCGATATCACCGGTGAACGTCCGGCGCAGATTGCACGGCGCGGCATCATCCGCTCGTTCCAGATCTCGGCAGTGTTCCCCAACCTGACCGTGCTGGAAAACGTGCGTATCGGTTTGCAGCGCAACACGGGCACGTCGTTCCATTTCTGGAAGCGCGAATCCACGCTCAACGTGTTGAACGACCGTGCTCGCGCACTGCTCGATGAAGTCGACCTGGGCGGCTTTGCCGACACGCAGACCGTCAACCTGCCCTACGGCCGCAAGCGCGCGCTGGAAATCGCCACGACCTTGGCGATGGAACCTGAACTCATGTTGCTCGACGAACCCACGCAAGGCATGGGTCACGAGGACGTGGACCGCGTCACGCAACTGATCAAGAAGGTCAGCGCGGGCCGCACCATCCTGATGGTCGAACACAATATGAACGTGATCTCTTCGATCGCTGACAAGATCACGGTGCTTGCACGCGGCGCGGTGCTGGCCGAAGGTCCGTATGACACGGTGTCGCGTGATCCGGCGGTGATGGAAGCTTACATGGGCACCTCGGAAGGCGCACTTGAAGGAGCACACGGATGA
- a CDS encoding 2-hydroxyacid dehydrogenase — protein MSRPVVAVTRRVFPEGLAVFEGRAEVRTNDADVALDADGLAKHAAGAQVLLTTADTPVTDALLAQLPDLKLIANIAVGYNNIDVAAATRRGILVTNTPDVLTEATADMAWALLMAAGRRVSESEQWLRDGKWTAWAFDLWLGADYHGTRLGIIGMGRIGRAIARRAHGFGMEVVYHNRRPLPIGEHGATWVTREELLRTCDHVVLVVPYSAESHHLIGAPELASMKPTAVLVNIGRGGVVDDAALAAALASGKLAAAGLDVFEGEPKVHPDLLAQPRAVLTPHIGSATPRTRRAMLGLAVDNVIDWLDGKAPRCTVNADALPVETSTPQRG, from the coding sequence TTGTCCCGTCCTGTCGTTGCCGTTACCCGCCGTGTCTTCCCTGAAGGCCTTGCCGTATTCGAAGGCCGTGCCGAGGTACGCACCAACGACGCCGATGTGGCACTGGATGCCGATGGGCTTGCCAAGCACGCAGCCGGCGCGCAGGTGCTGCTGACCACGGCCGACACCCCGGTTACCGACGCATTGCTTGCCCAACTGCCGGATCTGAAGCTGATCGCCAACATCGCGGTGGGCTACAACAACATCGACGTTGCTGCCGCCACCCGGCGCGGCATTCTGGTCACCAACACTCCTGACGTACTCACCGAGGCAACTGCCGACATGGCCTGGGCCTTGTTGATGGCGGCCGGGCGGCGGGTGTCGGAATCGGAACAATGGCTGCGTGACGGCAAGTGGACGGCCTGGGCGTTTGACCTCTGGCTGGGGGCCGACTATCACGGCACGCGTCTGGGCATCATCGGCATGGGCCGCATTGGTCGCGCCATTGCACGCCGCGCGCACGGTTTTGGCATGGAAGTGGTCTATCACAACCGACGCCCGCTGCCGATTGGCGAACATGGCGCTACGTGGGTGACGCGTGAAGAACTGCTGCGTACTTGCGATCACGTGGTTCTGGTGGTGCCGTATTCGGCGGAAAGCCATCACCTGATTGGCGCGCCCGAGCTGGCGTCGATGAAGCCCACCGCCGTGCTGGTCAATATCGGGCGGGGTGGGGTGGTGGACGATGCCGCGTTGGCAGCGGCGCTGGCCTCGGGCAAGCTGGCTGCTGCCGGCCTGGATGTCTTCGAAGGTGAACCCAAGGTACACCCGGATCTGCTGGCGCAACCGCGCGCCGTGTTGACCCCGCACATTGGCAGCGCCACCCCCCGTACCCGGCGCGCCATGCTCGGCCTGGCGGTCGACAATGTGATCGATTGGCTGGATGGCAAGGCACCGCGTTGCACGGTGAATGCCGACGCATTGCCCGTGGAAACCTCGACGCCGCAGCGCGGTTAA
- a CDS encoding ferredoxin--NADP reductase, whose product MTADKATVETLTSHHTWVPGKLFSFATTRPADFQFTAGQFARLGLARPNANGEPEMVWRAYSIASSPLAPELEFFSIVVPDGPFTTGLVELGVGDTIHIDPVAYGFLTTERFAPGEDLWLISSGTGLAPFLSILQDHAIWQQYKRVVVVHSVREVEELAYRVDIENFATHPNFAPYFAQEPDRLSYVPVVTRASAGDMLNARVQTLLEDGRLESRAGITLDPARSRVMLCGNPDMLKTLRAQLGERGFKPSRRGEAGNLAVENYW is encoded by the coding sequence ATGACGGCCGACAAAGCGACGGTGGAAACACTGACCTCGCACCACACCTGGGTGCCGGGCAAGCTGTTCTCGTTTGCCACCACGCGGCCGGCCGACTTCCAGTTCACCGCAGGGCAGTTCGCACGCCTGGGCCTGGCACGGCCAAATGCCAACGGCGAGCCCGAGATGGTGTGGCGCGCCTACTCGATCGCTTCGTCGCCGCTGGCTCCCGAACTCGAGTTCTTCTCGATCGTGGTGCCTGACGGCCCATTCACCACGGGCCTGGTGGAGCTTGGCGTGGGTGACACCATCCACATCGACCCGGTTGCCTACGGCTTTCTGACGACGGAACGCTTTGCCCCTGGCGAAGATCTGTGGCTGATCTCTTCCGGCACCGGTCTGGCCCCGTTCCTGTCGATTCTGCAAGACCACGCGATCTGGCAGCAATACAAGCGGGTGGTCGTCGTGCACAGCGTGCGCGAAGTGGAAGAGTTGGCGTATCGCGTCGATATTGAAAACTTTGCCACACACCCGAACTTTGCGCCGTATTTTGCGCAAGAGCCCGATAGACTGAGCTATGTGCCCGTGGTGACTCGCGCTTCGGCAGGCGACATGCTCAACGCCCGGGTCCAGACCTTGCTTGAAGACGGAAGACTCGAAAGTCGTGCCGGCATAACCCTCGACCCGGCGCGCTCCCGTGTCATGTTATGCGGCAACCCGGACATGCTGAAAACCTTGCGCGCCCAGCTTGGCGAACGCGGATTCAAACCGTCACGCCGGGGTGAAGCAGGCAATCTGGCTGTCGAGAACTACTGGTAG
- the pncB gene encoding nicotinate phosphoribosyltransferase, which translates to MIITSLLDTDLYKFTMMQVVLHQFPAAEAEFRYKCRTPGIDLWPYLEEIREEIRLLCTLRFSERELEYLRTLRFMKSDFIDFLGLFHLPEKCVTVERSAVQGELDIQVRGPWLHTILFEIPVLAIVNEVYFRNTQRQPDYTEGRRRLQEKIDLVQSRTDLPDLRIADYGTRRRFSRLWHEEVLVTMKSRMGEHLAGTSNVYFAMKHGLTPLGTMAHEYLQACQALGPRLRDSQTFGFESWAKEYRGDLGIALSDVYGMSAFLRDFDMYFCKLFDGARHDSGDPFEWGERLIAHYRRNRVDPRNKTLVFSDSLSFPLAIQLAERFANRCIVAFGIGTNLTNDLGYKPLQIVMKMVRCQGQPVAKLSDTPEKTMCDDVAYLTYLKQVFEIA; encoded by the coding sequence ATGATCATCACTTCGCTGCTAGACACCGACCTGTACAAGTTCACGATGATGCAGGTGGTGCTGCACCAGTTCCCCGCCGCAGAGGCGGAGTTCCGCTACAAGTGCCGGACCCCCGGGATTGACCTGTGGCCTTATCTTGAGGAAATCCGCGAGGAAATCCGGCTGCTGTGCACTCTGCGCTTTTCCGAACGCGAACTGGAATATCTGCGCACGCTGCGCTTCATGAAAAGCGATTTCATCGATTTCCTGGGCCTGTTCCATCTGCCCGAGAAGTGCGTCACGGTGGAGCGCAGCGCCGTGCAAGGCGAACTGGACATCCAGGTACGCGGCCCGTGGCTGCACACGATCCTGTTCGAGATCCCGGTGCTGGCGATCGTCAACGAAGTGTATTTCCGCAACACGCAGCGTCAGCCCGACTACACCGAAGGCCGTCGTCGTTTGCAGGAAAAGATTGATCTGGTGCAAAGCCGCACCGATCTGCCCGACCTGCGCATTGCCGATTACGGCACCCGTCGCCGCTTCTCGCGCCTGTGGCACGAAGAAGTGCTGGTCACCATGAAATCCAGGATGGGCGAACATCTGGCAGGTACCAGCAATGTGTACTTCGCGATGAAGCACGGCCTGACGCCGCTGGGCACCATGGCGCACGAATATCTGCAGGCTTGCCAGGCACTCGGTCCGCGTCTGCGCGATTCGCAGACCTTCGGTTTCGAGAGCTGGGCCAAGGAGTATCGGGGCGACCTGGGCATTGCGCTGTCGGATGTCTACGGCATGAGCGCCTTCTTGCGCGACTTCGACATGTACTTCTGCAAGCTGTTCGACGGTGCGCGTCACGATTCCGGCGATCCGTTCGAATGGGGCGAGCGCCTGATTGCGCATTACCGCCGCAACCGGGTCGACCCGCGCAACAAGACGCTGGTGTTCTCGGACAGCCTGAGCTTCCCGCTGGCCATCCAGTTGGCCGAACGCTTTGCCAACCGCTGCATTGTGGCGTTCGGGATTGGTACCAACCTGACCAACGATCTGGGCTACAAGCCTTTGCAGATCGTGATGAAGATGGTGCGCTGCCAGGGGCAGCCGGTGGCGAAGCTGTCGGATACGCCTGAGAAGACCATGTGTGACGATGTGGCTTATCTGACTTACTTGAAGCAGGTGTTCGAGATCGCCTGA
- a CDS encoding polyhydroxyalkanoate depolymerase translates to MLYQIRELQRAILNPMVSFAEAGAQLFSSPYSPFAYTPLSRRIAAGYELFYRLAKDYEKPAWGLSETTIDGKTVAVKEEIAAERPFCKLVHFRREAPSGVPADPTILLVAPLSGHHATLLRDTVRALIPQHNVYVTDWIDARMVPVSAGPFHLDDYVRYVQEFIRQLGPDVHVISVCQPTVPVLAAISLMATAKDPMLPRSMIMMGGPIDPRKSPTEVNNLAVEKPYAWFEDNLIHRVPAPFAGVGRKVYPGFLQHAGFMAMNPDRHATSHYDFYLDLVRGDDEDAETHRRFYDEYNAVLDMPAEYYLDTIKTVFQEHRLPRGIWKVAGELVRPADIETVALLTIEGELDDISGSGQTRAAQDLCTGIPKANKEHFTLPKAGHYGIFSGRRWREITCPKIAEFIRRDRSEPAVKVRASA, encoded by the coding sequence ATGCTGTATCAGATTCGTGAACTGCAACGTGCCATCTTGAACCCGATGGTCAGTTTTGCCGAAGCCGGCGCCCAGCTTTTCTCAAGCCCGTACAGCCCCTTTGCCTACACGCCCCTGTCGCGTCGCATTGCTGCCGGATACGAGCTGTTCTACCGCTTGGCCAAAGATTACGAGAAGCCCGCCTGGGGCCTGTCCGAAACCACCATTGATGGCAAAACCGTTGCCGTCAAGGAGGAAATCGCTGCAGAACGTCCGTTCTGCAAGCTGGTTCATTTCCGCCGCGAAGCGCCGTCAGGCGTGCCTGCCGACCCCACCATTCTGCTGGTTGCACCGCTGTCCGGTCACCACGCCACGCTGCTGCGCGATACCGTCCGTGCCCTGATTCCCCAGCACAACGTCTACGTCACCGACTGGATCGATGCGCGCATGGTGCCGGTGTCTGCCGGGCCGTTCCACCTTGACGACTACGTGCGTTACGTCCAGGAATTCATCCGCCAGCTCGGCCCCGATGTGCACGTGATCTCGGTATGCCAGCCCACGGTGCCGGTACTGGCCGCCATCTCGCTGATGGCCACTGCCAAAGACCCGATGCTGCCGCGAAGCATGATCATGATGGGTGGACCCATCGACCCGCGCAAGTCGCCCACCGAGGTGAACAATCTTGCCGTCGAGAAGCCCTACGCATGGTTCGAAGACAACCTGATTCACCGTGTGCCCGCCCCGTTCGCGGGCGTGGGCCGCAAGGTGTATCCGGGCTTCCTGCAACATGCCGGATTCATGGCCATGAACCCCGATCGCCATGCGACCTCGCATTACGATTTCTATCTGGACCTGGTGCGCGGCGACGACGAAGACGCCGAAACCCATCGCCGCTTCTACGACGAGTACAACGCAGTGCTGGACATGCCTGCCGAGTACTACCTGGACACCATCAAGACCGTGTTCCAGGAACACCGCCTGCCGCGTGGCATCTGGAAGGTGGCGGGCGAACTGGTGCGCCCGGCTGACATCGAGACGGTTGCCCTGCTGACCATCGAAGGTGAGCTGGACGACATTTCCGGCTCTGGCCAGACGCGTGCTGCACAAGACTTGTGCACCGGCATCCCGAAGGCCAACAAGGAACACTTCACCTTGCCCAAGGCAGGCCATTACGGCATTTTCTCGGGCCGTCGCTGGCGCGAGATCACCTGCCCGAAGATTGCGGAATTCATCCGCCGCGATCGCAGCGAACCGGCTGTGAAGGTTCGCGCAAGCGCCTGA